Within Pelotomaculum schinkii, the genomic segment TTGTCCCTATGGAAAATGCGAAGGAAGCGGCACTGGTGGAAGGGATTGATGTTTTTCCGGCCTCCTGCCTTGATGAACTGGCCGCTTTTCTGCGCGGTGAAAACGAAATAGCCCCTTACAGGTTGGACCTTACAGAATTGCAGGACAACTGAACGGCGTCTACCATATCAGCCATTGGACAACCGGCCTCTTCTTGAGGCAACACCACGGTTTTCTCGGGACAAAGGATCGACGCGGTTTCAGCCATAAAGTGGACACCGCAAAAGATAATGATCTTCGCGTTACTTGCTGCTGCATGCTGGGAAAGCCCCAGAGAGTCTCCAACAAAGTCTGCAATATCCTGGACTTCAGGTCTTTGGTACACATGCGCTAGGATTACCGCATCCCTCTCTTTCTTGATACTCCGGATCTCCTTAGAAAACTCCTCATGATTTACTTACCCTAACAATTTAGTAGGATGTTCATTTTCATAACTGTAACAACTATAAATATAGCAAGTAATGTATCACATTAACCGTCATTTGATTTTACCTATATTCTTGGAAAGTAATATGGCTGTAGATGTTTGTTATAGAACCATATGATACTAACTAGTTGTACGCCTTCTTGTTAGCTGCTTTTTGTATGTCCTCTTGAACAAAATCCAGTAAATCTGTTTCTATTATACGGTAGGCCCTGCCAATTTTAGTAGCCTTGAGCTTTTTCATTTTTATATAATTATATACAGTAATTCTATTAAGTTTGAGAATTTTAGCTACTTCCCCAACTGTATACAACTTCAAACTAATTGCCTCATCTGCCTGGATTCGTGAAATTAGTTCAGAGACATCATCAATTGTGAATAATTTCAATTAATACCCCCTTATTTTGTACTAAATAGTCCCTTTTTATTGCTTAGGCCTAATTGATATTTTGGCATATATTAGGGGATAAGATTACATATAATTAGCCTTTATATCGCTATAATGTTTTCAATCCTTACTAAACTACCGTTTATTGAGTAAACTTTGTATCACTACCGTTGAGAGGATGGTTGTGAGTTGACAGTAAAGGTTGTGGGTTCGTTTAATTTTCTTTTCTAGTTAGCTGTATGAATTAAGATTACCGGGCACGGTGCATTGCTACTGACCTTACTGCTAACGCTACCACCTAGGAGATCATGTATTTTACCCAGGCCCCTGCTACCCATGACTATCAAATCATATCCTTCAATCTTCGCCTTTTTACATACCTCGTTGGAATGTTTTCCGATCGCAACGTCTACGTTAATTTTAACGTCCAAGTTTGAAAAACTCCTTTTCAATTGTTCCAGAATCAACTTGGCTCTGGCCTTATTTTCTCTAATCGAATCAGTACGTTTTAAGCCATTCGTTCCACCTTTTTTAGCATCAACAGAAGCCTTGCAAGGTACTACGTGAAATAACGTTACAGACGCCCTGAAAGCTATTGCCATTCTATAGGCATGCCGCAATGCTGAATTTGATTGAATAGTATTATCAAATGGGACCAGAATTTTTTTATACAGTCCTATCACCCCGCGTGATAATTAACCCAAAATACTTCTCTATGTTTTTAGCGTTGCGCAAACCCTTCCCTATACTGCTATCAGATTATACGTGCGTCACAAAGCCACATAAGCTGATAGGTGTGTGTGATTGAGGGAAGAAATTCCGCGTAACATGATGTGAAGGTTATATTAGTATTAGTGAGCACCTTCTCCTGAATAATTTTCTTCATTATATCTATATATCTATGCTCTTCACGATATTTTCCTTCTCAAACTCATTTGACTCCGCCAGTTTCTCCAATTCGGTCAGCTGTTCCTCCAACCTGGCCAGTCCCTATTCGCATCCCCGGATAATTTCAGGAACATCTTCCCATTGATGAACCCCTAAGCCAGATGCCTTGAGTAGCTCTTAATCTCTTCTTGCTTTTTGTGAATGTTGATTCTGGCCTTTTCCGCCTGCCTGGCGTAATCCTTTTTTTACTTAACCGCTCAGTAACGCTTTTATCAACTTCGTCTAATCTTAGCTCTGTCATATAAAGTAGCTTATTTAACTGAGCCAGGATAATTTCGTCCAGGTCACCTCCATCACCCTGTGGCTGCTGTAGTACTGCGC encodes:
- a CDS encoding universal stress protein, translating into MIGLYKKILVPFDNTIQSNSALRHAYRMAIAFRASVTLFHVVPCKASVDAKKGGTNGLKRTDSIRENKARAKLILEQLKRSFSNLDVKINVDVAIGKHSNEVCKKAKIEGYDLIVMGSRGLGKIHDLLGGSVSSKVSSNAPCPVILIHTAN
- a CDS encoding helix-turn-helix domain-containing protein codes for the protein MKLFTIDDVSELISRIQADEAISLKLYTVGEVAKILKLNRITVYNYIKMKKLKATKIGRAYRIIETDLLDFVQEDIQKAANKKAYN